A single window of Zeugodacus cucurbitae isolate PBARC_wt_2022May chromosome X, idZeuCucr1.2, whole genome shotgun sequence DNA harbors:
- the LOC128923159 gene encoding uncharacterized protein LOC128923159 → MTSGTGIDDMCSKVNSYLPELSRFFSARSLALTRTKSTATLFTNWTKEYRLSLNIHVDGIPIATVNNPKILGVTFDSLHSFTPHTTAIVTKVQSRNKILKSLAGSTWGKDKETLLATYKAIGRPVVNYAPPVWSPGCSDTQQKKLQTCQNTAFRTATGCLLMSPMIHLHSEAIMLPIKEHNELLTKQFLLGCFRRNHLCSHLLEAEPPPRYIKRSLLQYVDELNPYTDQTADANSFRHALNAIHSGAINTFIDSLPVNGVLGTKPPPIADEELELPRETGVTLAQLRSGYCSRLNSYLSRLNPDIQNTCPACNESPHDSNHLFVCPMNPTHLTPLSLWSNPVETARFLGLPLDDFDDN, encoded by the coding sequence atgacgtcgggcactggcatcgatgacatgtgttcgaaagtgaacagctacctccccgaactttctcgcttcttctctgcgaggagTCTGGCACTCACACGCactaaatccacggcgaccctttttaccaactggacgaaggagtacagactaagtCTTAACATTCATGTCGATGGCATACCAATTGCGACAGTAAATAACcccaaaattttgggagttacatttgacagtctgcactccttcactccacacacgactgcgatagtcactaaagtacagagtcgcaacaaaatcctcaagtcgctagccggtagcacttggggaaaagacaaagaaacgttgctggccacttacaaggctatcggccggccggtcgtaaattacgcaCCACCGGTATGGTCACCTGGATGCAGTGACACGCAGCAGAAGAAGCTACAGACGTGCCAGAACACTGCATTCCGAACAGCAACAGGatgtctcttgatgtcaccaATGATACACCTTCATAGTGAGGCCattatgctgcctattaaggagcataatgaactgcttaccaagcagtttctacttgggtgttttcgtagaaatcacctttgtagtcacttgctggaagcagaaccgcccCCTAGGTACATCAAGAGATCGCTCCTACAATACGTCGACGAACTAAACCCCTATACCGACCAAACTGCGGACGCaaacagttttagacacgctctaaacgccattcacagtggagctatcaacaccttcattgactcccttccggtgaatggcgtccttggaaccaaaccaccacctatagcagacgaagagctcgagttgccacgtgaaaccggagtgacccttgcgcagcttcgatctggatattgtagcaggttaaactcctacttatccagactgaaccccgacatacaaaatacatgtcccgcatgcaacgagtccccgcatgactctaaccacctctttgtatgcccaatgaaccctactcatctaacacccctttccctttggtccaaccctgtcgaaacagcacgtttcctgggcctcccgttagatgatttcgacgacaactag